CCGAAAATTGTGAAAAACGGTGACGGGTGCGCGCTGATGCAAAACGAAATATTAGCAGGAAAAATTGCAGAAACAGTCGTTCAGGCTGTTTCTGTTCCTGTCAGCGTAAAATTCCGCGCAGGCTGGGACACGGACAGCCAAAACGCCGTTTCCTTTGCCAAGGTGATGGAGTGTTCCGGCGTTTCGGCTATTGCCATACATGGGCGTACAAAAGAACAGTTTTACAGCGGGACTGCGAATTTAGAAATTATAAAGCGAGTAAAAGAGGCGGTTTCCGTTCCCGTAATCGGCAACGGCGACATCACAGACGGCGCAAGTGCGAAAAACATGCTTGACAAAACCGGCTGCGACAGTATTATGGTAGGACGGGGCGCTTTGGGCAACCCGTTTATTTTTCAGTGCATAAAAAAAACGCTGGCAGGAGAAACATACTCCGAACCAACCTTGTTTGAAAGGCAACGCGCAATGCAGCGCCATATTGAATTGATGCGAGAAACAAAACCTGAGCGCGTAGGTGTTCCGGAAATGCGAAAGCACTTTGCATGGTATGTAAAAGGGCTTCCCCACTCTGCCAAGTTAAAGGTGCAGGCTTTTTCAGCCAAGTCCTATGAAGAACTTTTCGATTTGGTAAATGAGATGAAATAAAAAGAAAGGAGACAGGTTCCATGTGGATTTTATATGCCTTTGGTTCTGCTTTATTTGCCGGTATTACGTCAATCCTGGCAAAATGCGGCATTAAACAAACAGACTCAAACGTTGCCACGGCAATTCGGACAATTGTTGTTTTGCTGTTTGCCTGGATTATGGTGTTTGTGGTGGGTTCGCAGGGAACATTGTCTTCCATCAGCGCAAAGTCGCTGACCTTTTTAATCTTGTCCGGAGTTGCCACAGGCGCCTCCTGGCTCTGTTATTTCCGCGCCCTGCAAATTGGGGATGTGAACAAGGTTGTTTCTATTGATAAATCCAGCACCGTTCTGACCATTATTCTAGCGTTTATTATTTTAGGCGAAAAGGCCGACACAATGAAAATAACCGGCGCGGTAGCAATCGGCGCCGGCACTTACCTTATGATTCAAAAAAATACCAAAGCAGCAAACGGGGAACCCCCAGAGGGAAAAGCATGGCTTGTTTATGCATTTCTTTCCGCCCTGTTTGCCAGCCTGACAGCTATTTTAGTCAAAATCGGAATTGAAAACGTGGAGTCGAACCTTGGAACGGCTATTCGGACTGTGGTGGTTCTTATCATGTCCTGGATTGTGGTTTTCACAACCGGAAAACACGGTCAGGTAAAAAACATTCCAAAGGGCGAGCTTCTGTTCATCTGCCTTTCCGGCCTGGCCACCGGAGCCTCGTGGCTCTGCTATTACAAGGCCCTGCACGACGGGCTTGCCAGTGTGGTTGTTCCGATCGACAAGCTCAGCATTTTAATCACCGTAGCTTTTTCCAGAATTGTTTTTGGTGAAAAACTGACGGTTAAATCGGGAATTGGACTTTTGTGCATCACCTTAGGCACACTTGCCATGCTGTTTTAAAACGTAAAATCGTCTAATCCACTTTTCTTTAAATCCCGCAGATAATTCTCAAACGAAATATTTAAAAGGCCCGTATAATAGTGATTTTTATACGTTTTTCCGTCAACAGTAAATTCTATCAGATAAAATAACTGGTCCTTCCATAAAATGTCTGTGACCTTCTGTGTTGAATTGGCACGGACATTTACCCTTCCTTCTAAAACCAATTGACCTTCCGTAATATTTGTAATGCGGAAGGATACTTCTTTATCATCTAAATAGTCGTTTGCCGCGTAAAGCGGAAGATTGGCTCCGTCCGGCTCGTCAAACATAAGCAAAACAGGATTTTGAGCCCGCTTAATAAAGTGGAACGCAAGCTTTTTTTCAAAATAATAATCCACAACCGCGTCGGAAAATTGCGGCCAGCCGTCAATTAAATTCCACCAAATCAGCCCGGTTTTTCTCCATTTTTGAATTCGAAAATGCTCAATTAAAAACTTGTCTGCCTCTGCCTGAGAAATTTGACTCATTTTTGCAAGGTCGTTTAAGTTGTCAGGCTCCTTTAAAAACATTGTTTTCACCTGGTCATACATCAGCCGTATGCGGTAAGTGTACGGAGCATCTTCTACCGTTTCCATTGCGGTGGCGTGAACAAGTAATTCTTTCCGCACTGCACCGCTGTCGTCAAAAAATGGCCAAGTCTTTTTCAAAAACTTTTCCATTGACTGCGGCGAATTGCAGCCATGATAGCCTGTTTCACTGGCAAAATGACATTCTGAATTTCTATAATAGTTGCTTTTAAAATAGTCCCGCGGGCCCCACAAATGCTCTTCAGAAGGTCTTTTCCCAAGTTTAAAAGCTGTTTCTGAAATATATGGTGATGACGGAAGGTAAGGCCGTGACCAATCGTGAAGTGCCAAGGCGTGCTTTAACACCTTTCGTGTAATCCAATTTGTGTCCGGATTCAGTTTTACATTGGACCACTCTGCAATTGCCATGTCACATTCATTGTCTCCCGCCCAAAGCACTAAGGATGGATGGTTTCTGTAGCGCTTAATGATAAATTCTGCTTCTTCCAGCATTTTTTGCGCAAATGTAGTGTCAAAAGGGTAAATTGCGCAGCCCATTGCAAAATCCTGCCAAACCATTATACCGTTTTCATCACAAAAATCAAACAATTCCCGACGCTCATACACATTGCCGCCCCAGCAGCGAACCATGTTGCAGCCGGACTCATATAGAAGTTTTAGCGCTTTTTCCATCCGCTGTTCGTCCCGTGAATGAAAAGCATCCAGCGGAACCCAGTTCGTGCCGGTAATAAATGTTTTTACGCCGTTAATACAAAAGCAAAACTCGCCGTTAATTCCTGCAACGTCTGTTCTTTCTAACTTTACCGTTCTGATTCCACTTCTAAATTCATAGGAATCTACCGGCTCCCCTCCTCTGAATAAAAGCTCTGCCTTCACACGATAGAGGTTAGGTTTTCCCTTAAATCTTGGAAACCACAGTTTGCAGTTTTCTACAAAAAGTTCAAAACGGTAGTCGGTGTGATACAATGTCTTTTCTACTTCAAACCTGCTGTCTTCGCAAACGCCGGTGACGCGCACAGAATAATCTTGTATAAAATCACCTTCAACCTCAGTAGTGATATAAAAAGTCAGCGTGGCATCTGTTCCGTCGATTAAACTTGTAGATAAAAAGACATTTTTAATTTGGTTCTTCTTTGTTTTCACCAGCTCCACCGGTTTCCAAATTCCGCTGGTCACAATCCGCGGCATAATGTCCCAGCCATAGGAGTGCGCAGCCTTGCGCATATAAAAGGCCGGATAGTTGTAAGCCGCAAGTGAGATGCACGAAGCCGGCAATTCGAACTTTCTGGCCTCAATGCATACCGGTTTAATGTGAACAATCAGCTCATTGTCCTTTTCTTTCAGCGGTTCAAAAATTTCATATTCTAAAAACATGTTGGAAACAGACTTAACCATTTTCCCATTTAAATAAATATCCGCAACGGTGTCTATCCCATAAAATTTAAGGTGCATGTCCTTTTTTGTGTCAAATCGGGTATAATACCATGCATGCAAGTTTTCCAGTCTCTGTGCTGTCAATGCATTGTCCGAATAAAACAAATCATCAATAATGCCCTGCCGCATCATATCAAGCTGCAGCTCTCCCGGCACGCTGGCTGGAATTATGCGAAGCCCTGCTTTTTCTATTTGTTCAATAGTAATAAAGTCCAAGTTTTTGCAAGCATTGTGCTCTGCATAAGCAACCTTCCAATGATCCATTCTCATCCTCCTTTTGTGCTGCTTAATCCCCTGATTTTTTCCAGCACACCGCCGAGCGCATCACCCATCTGGCAATATCCATTGTCATTCGGATGCACCCAATTCGACTGGTACTCCACAACATCACTGGCATATTTATTTACCCGATATCCTTCTTTCGGGAAGCCATAATCAGGGTCGAGATTTAAAAACATGGGACTTAAAAAGATAAATTCATTTTCCCGGTTTCCATAAACTTTAATCAGCCTTTGGTTTGCCCGCAGAATGTTAAAACGATACATTTTCTGCGTGCCCCTGCAGCCCATTTGTTTTCCCCAGGCGTGCTGCTCCGCTCCCAAAACCGGCAAATTGATTACAATTGGAAGCGCCGCGCTGTATTCCCTTACCGACTGAACAAACCGCTCCATATTGTCCATAAACTTTGCAATGCGTTTATCCGACTCTTCATAGGGACAAATCTGCAAATCGTTTGCTCCCATCAAAATCGTCACAGCGTTTAGGTCTTTTAGACCTTGCCGTTCCACATACTTTGAAAAAGAAAACTCCCACGAAACATTTTTCTCAAGCTGCGTCATTTTCCCGTGTTCAAACCGAAATGCTTCATTTTTATCCGTAACAATTTGCCCGTCTTTCGGATGCTCCACTTTAAATCCGTCGAACTGGTAAGGGTCGTGAAGTGCATCTGCAATGTCCCTGTGGTATCCTAAATCGCCGAAATAGTCCTTACCTGAAACATCTCTGGGAAATAAAAACGGTGAAGTTACATCGCCGTTTTCCCGCGTTCCGTGAAAATAGTTTTCAAAGCTCCAACCGCCGCGGCCTTCGTGATAAATTGTTTTATCAAACGACCGCGAACCCACAAATTCAATGCCATACAGCTTTGTGGCCAAGTGCGCAAGATATTTTGCACTTCTCGTCATAGAGTCACCGACGGCAAGCACGCGAAAAGCTTCACCATTGCGCTGTTTTGCCACAGTTTCAACCATAGTTTTCTTTTCTGCCAGACATACGCCATATGCGTCATATAGCCTAATTTCCAGCGGAAAAACCGTTCCGCTGTCCGGTAACTGGTCAATGTGCCAGCAATGTCCCAGGTTTTCTCCATATTCGCAGTTTACGAAAACGTCAAAATCCTCTGAATACGGCTGAATGATGTTGGCAAAGAAAATGTTAAATTCTTCCCTGTCCGTCTGAATGGTCTGGTTTTCCCGGCTGGAACAAATGTAGAGTTTCGGCGGCAGTATAATTTTTATATCTTTATTCATGCTTCTATCCCCTCTCTTTGGTTATTCGGTTTCTCCGGCTGTTTTAAAATGTCAAACCGCACAATGCCTGTCATTACCGAAATAAAGGTCAGGCAGTCGCTTGTCATGCTGGCGTAGGATCGGCTTGAAAAATTATAAGTAAACCAAAACGGAATACAAATTGCCGTTAATATCCGCACAACTTTTGGTTTTTTCATTGCAAACGCCACATTTTGCAAAACGGCCCCCACCATTGCAAACAGTCCAAGCCAGTTTTTCCACCAAATAACACCAAAGACCACTGCAAACAGGTTAATCAAAACCAGCCATTTGCGGTTTTTGGGCTCCAAACAGTCCCGGTTCATAAATACAATGGCGCATAACATACATGCCGCGGTTTGTGCTGCACCCTCAAAGGCCGCCAGCAGCACATACTGGCCGATGAAAAACGCACGGCCAATGGCCTGCATGAGCATAATTTTTTTCTTGTCGTTCACCTGAAAGGAAAGCACCAGGCACAGTACGCCGATGTAACCTAAAATATGCGGTAAATAGTTCACTTAGGCTCGCTCCTTTTCACTTTGTTCATTTACAGCACTCAATTACTTCAATGGATGGATTTCCAGAAAGGCTGAACTTGCCTGCGGCGTTATAGGGCAGGAAGAAATAATCGCCCTTTTTCAGGTTTCTTTCATAGTCCTGTCCGGACAAAACGCCGTTTCCGTCTGTTACAACATACACCGACGCAGGTTCTTTTAACGAAATGGTCCCGCTTGCATTGATTCTGTTTACCCGGAAACAATCTGTCTGCTGTTTCCCAATTAAAGATTCATATTGAAATTGTTCCGTTTTTTCAATAACCTGCGCTTTCACCTTGCCTTGCACCTTATGTTCAAAATCAAAGCATGTAAAGGCAGTTTCCTTGTCAATTCCTAAATACATTTCATAATCAGAAAGTTTCACGTCGCCGCACCAGCGTTCGGGCTGAATGGTAAAATCGGTAGGCTCCTGCACCTCTAAAATCAGGCAGCCGTAGCCAATGGCATGAACAGCGCCTGCCGGAATAAATAAAACGTCGCCTTTTTCTACATTAACTTCTCTAATCAGGCCAACCATTGCCTCTTTGTCATATTCAGATTTTTCAACGGCCGCTTTAAATTCCTCAATGGTAACACCGTCTTGAAATCCAAAATAAAGCTTGGCATTTTCTCTGAGACCTAAAATCACCCAACTTTCTGCTTTGCCATATTCAGAGTGAAAATATTTTCTTGAAAATTCTTTTGTTGGGTGCGCCTGAACAGGAAGCCTGATACCGCTGTCTAACACCTTCACTAAAAAGCCCAAATCGTTTCGGCTGCCAAGCATTTCCTGCTTATAGGTTTTCAGCGCATCGTCAAAATACAGGTCTTCCCCCAGCAGTTTGGAAACGCCTTCTTTTGGGCCGCTGCTATTTTTGTTCATTGCTTTCACCGGAGATGCAACCCATTCCTCAGGATAAAAACTGTCCTCAGAGTTGTCGCCAAAAAAGCCGGCAAACAATTTACCGCCGGTATATACCCTGTACACCCTGTTTTGCTCAAAAAATATTGGTTTGTCATAAAACATGTTATCTCGTCTCCTCATATTGAATGATTTTCTGCGCTTCCTCAATGCTTTCATAAAGCTTGGAGCCCGCCAGCGAAAACAGCATTGCGCCAAAGGAAGCTTCCTCCTGCTGGTTCGGTATATTCATTTTGCACGAAAATGCCGCTTCAAACATCTGCCTAAGCTTTTTGTTCTTCCGAATGCCATTCCCCGAGCCTACAAGGGCACCGCACGTTTTTCCTGTTTTTTGATACATTTGAAAAAGCTCATCAGATATGGCGTATAAACTGCCAAAAATAAAGTTTTCCGGCGTGAAGTTTTCAAGGGATATGTTTCGAATGCTCCCCCTTAAATCCGGTTCTTCCCTGGTTCCGCAAAAGCGGTTGTCAAATATGAGTCCAGTTTCTTTCAGATTATCAATTGCATCTAACATCGGCCCATAGAGCGATGCGCATTTTTCTTTTGTGGCAAGGAAGACAACCTCCCTGAAAAAGCATTCCAAAGCGGCAAAAGACCTGCCGCCGCAAAGCGCCGATCCAACTAAGATATATTTATCATCATAAAGCGGACGGGTTTCAAGGCCCCTTACGCTGTAAATTTCATCAGACAGAACGGAGATTTGGCTTCCAGTTCCCACATTAACCAAAACTGCATTTTGATCTTTCACTGAGCCGATAAAGCTGGCCTGATTGTCCCCAATTGCCACGGTAACAGGAATATTTTTGTAGTAACCAGCAGTTTGAACGCCATGAACAACTTCCGGAATCCTATCATTTTCAATTGTAAAAGCATTGTTTTTTAAATCATATAAACCAAAGCTTGCGGCGTCCGAAACATGAACAGCCGGCGCTTTGTTGCCGCAAAGCTTCATTACAACAAAATCGTGAATGGTGCAGAATTTTTCCGCCGTTTCAGGAATCAGACCATTTTTTTCATTGTAAAAGTCTGTCACCAACCCGTAGCCAGTTGCGCTGTTTAAAAATCTGGCATAGGTTGTGTTTTGAAACGCCAAATCACCCCGGCCGTCCTGCCATGTGTAAAGGGGACTCACGGCGCTTCCCTCCGCATCCACATACAAAATTCCGTGCATTTGTCCCGTCACACCAATGCTCACT
This region of Congzhengia minquanensis genomic DNA includes:
- a CDS encoding glycoside hydrolase family 2 protein, with protein sequence MDHWKVAYAEHNACKNLDFITIEQIEKAGLRIIPASVPGELQLDMMRQGIIDDLFYSDNALTAQRLENLHAWYYTRFDTKKDMHLKFYGIDTVADIYLNGKMVKSVSNMFLEYEIFEPLKEKDNELIVHIKPVCIEARKFELPASCISLAAYNYPAFYMRKAAHSYGWDIMPRIVTSGIWKPVELVKTKKNQIKNVFLSTSLIDGTDATLTFYITTEVEGDFIQDYSVRVTGVCEDSRFEVEKTLYHTDYRFELFVENCKLWFPRFKGKPNLYRVKAELLFRGGEPVDSYEFRSGIRTVKLERTDVAGINGEFCFCINGVKTFITGTNWVPLDAFHSRDEQRMEKALKLLYESGCNMVRCWGGNVYERRELFDFCDENGIMVWQDFAMGCAIYPFDTTFAQKMLEEAEFIIKRYRNHPSLVLWAGDNECDMAIAEWSNVKLNPDTNWITRKVLKHALALHDWSRPYLPSSPYISETAFKLGKRPSEEHLWGPRDYFKSNYYRNSECHFASETGYHGCNSPQSMEKFLKKTWPFFDDSGAVRKELLVHATAMETVEDAPYTYRIRLMYDQVKTMFLKEPDNLNDLAKMSQISQAEADKFLIEHFRIQKWRKTGLIWWNLIDGWPQFSDAVVDYYFEKKLAFHFIKRAQNPVLLMFDEPDGANLPLYAANDYLDDKEVSFRITNITEGQLVLEGRVNVRANSTQKVTDILWKDQLFYLIEFTVDGKTYKNHYYTGLLNISFENYLRDLKKSGLDDFTF
- a CDS encoding SGNH/GDSL hydrolase family protein, with protein sequence MNKDIKIILPPKLYICSSRENQTIQTDREEFNIFFANIIQPYSEDFDVFVNCEYGENLGHCWHIDQLPDSGTVFPLEIRLYDAYGVCLAEKKTMVETVAKQRNGEAFRVLAVGDSMTRSAKYLAHLATKLYGIEFVGSRSFDKTIYHEGRGGWSFENYFHGTRENGDVTSPFLFPRDVSGKDYFGDLGYHRDIADALHDPYQFDGFKVEHPKDGQIVTDKNEAFRFEHGKMTQLEKNVSWEFSFSKYVERQGLKDLNAVTILMGANDLQICPYEESDKRIAKFMDNMERFVQSVREYSAALPIVINLPVLGAEQHAWGKQMGCRGTQKMYRFNILRANQRLIKVYGNRENEFIFLSPMFLNLDPDYGFPKEGYRVNKYASDVVEYQSNWVHPNDNGYCQMGDALGGVLEKIRGLSSTKGG
- a CDS encoding sedoheptulokinase, giving the protein MKAIGLDIGTTSICGILADIHSGAVEKSITLPNDSGLSSPNAWEKIQSPQRILETVHIILSKLMCDGVVSIGVTGQMHGILYVDAEGSAVSPLYTWQDGRGDLAFQNTTYARFLNSATGYGLVTDFYNEKNGLIPETAEKFCTIHDFVVMKLCGNKAPAVHVSDAASFGLYDLKNNAFTIENDRIPEVVHGVQTAGYYKNIPVTVAIGDNQASFIGSVKDQNAVLVNVGTGSQISVLSDEIYSVRGLETRPLYDDKYILVGSALCGGRSFAALECFFREVVFLATKEKCASLYGPMLDAIDNLKETGLIFDNRFCGTREEPDLRGSIRNISLENFTPENFIFGSLYAISDELFQMYQKTGKTCGALVGSGNGIRKNKKLRQMFEAAFSCKMNIPNQQEEASFGAMLFSLAGSKLYESIEEAQKIIQYEETR
- the dusB gene encoding tRNA dihydrouridine synthase DusB translates to MNEFYKNKVMLAPMAGVTDLAFRTICKECGADLVVSEMISSRGLHYKDKKTAALLKTNQTEAPLIVQLFGNDPEIMAESAKTLEGMGVSYLDINMGCPAPKIVKNGDGCALMQNEILAGKIAETVVQAVSVPVSVKFRAGWDTDSQNAVSFAKVMECSGVSAIAIHGRTKEQFYSGTANLEIIKRVKEAVSVPVIGNGDITDGASAKNMLDKTGCDSIMVGRGALGNPFIFQCIKKTLAGETYSEPTLFERQRAMQRHIELMRETKPERVGVPEMRKHFAWYVKGLPHSAKLKVQAFSAKSYEELFDLVNEMK
- a CDS encoding EamA family transporter, yielding MWILYAFGSALFAGITSILAKCGIKQTDSNVATAIRTIVVLLFAWIMVFVVGSQGTLSSISAKSLTFLILSGVATGASWLCYFRALQIGDVNKVVSIDKSSTVLTIILAFIILGEKADTMKITGAVAIGAGTYLMIQKNTKAANGEPPEGKAWLVYAFLSALFASLTAILVKIGIENVESNLGTAIRTVVVLIMSWIVVFTTGKHGQVKNIPKGELLFICLSGLATGASWLCYYKALHDGLASVVVPIDKLSILITVAFSRIVFGEKLTVKSGIGLLCITLGTLAMLF
- a CDS encoding class I mannose-6-phosphate isomerase — protein: MFYDKPIFFEQNRVYRVYTGGKLFAGFFGDNSEDSFYPEEWVASPVKAMNKNSSGPKEGVSKLLGEDLYFDDALKTYKQEMLGSRNDLGFLVKVLDSGIRLPVQAHPTKEFSRKYFHSEYGKAESWVILGLRENAKLYFGFQDGVTIEEFKAAVEKSEYDKEAMVGLIREVNVEKGDVLFIPAGAVHAIGYGCLILEVQEPTDFTIQPERWCGDVKLSDYEMYLGIDKETAFTCFDFEHKVQGKVKAQVIEKTEQFQYESLIGKQQTDCFRVNRINASGTISLKEPASVYVVTDGNGVLSGQDYERNLKKGDYFFLPYNAAGKFSLSGNPSIEVIECCK
- a CDS encoding YgjV family protein, encoding MNYLPHILGYIGVLCLVLSFQVNDKKKIMLMQAIGRAFFIGQYVLLAAFEGAAQTAACMLCAIVFMNRDCLEPKNRKWLVLINLFAVVFGVIWWKNWLGLFAMVGAVLQNVAFAMKKPKVVRILTAICIPFWFTYNFSSRSYASMTSDCLTFISVMTGIVRFDILKQPEKPNNQREGIEA